One stretch of Roseimicrobium sp. ORNL1 DNA includes these proteins:
- a CDS encoding sigma-54 dependent transcriptional regulator has product MDILIIDDEKIIRDATTQLVEDAGHYAETATDSSTALQALKESPFHLALLDVNLGRENGLDLLAEIQRLHPQLPVVVFTAAATIKTAVEAMRRGALDFLEKPFSEAQLSIVLSRVQKHRKLAERVVELQTQVASQSPEPVFDSASPAVKEVLEVLFRAASTPASILILGESGTGKSVAARAVHQRSARADKAFVTVNCPSLSKELLESELFGHTKGAFTGAVRDHWGKVKAAESGTLFLDEIGELPLELQPKLLRLLQDREYERVGENTTRSADVRIIAATNRDLKKAVEAGTFREDLYYRLNVITVEMPPLRRRPDDLLLFAEKFREFFASQFGRPVRSFASAARHQILAHGWPGNLRELRNAVERAVILAHGKEIAAAELPSPGGNAVVGAGGDAAAAGNVPMVGTAVSLEDLESAHIKALLKTLPNLADVARVLGIDQATLYRKRKKLGLD; this is encoded by the coding sequence ATGGACATTCTCATCATCGACGACGAAAAGATCATCCGTGACGCCACCACCCAGCTCGTAGAGGACGCGGGCCACTATGCGGAAACGGCGACGGACAGCTCGACTGCATTGCAGGCGCTGAAGGAATCACCCTTTCACCTGGCGCTGCTGGACGTGAACTTGGGCCGTGAGAACGGCCTGGACCTGCTCGCAGAAATTCAGCGTCTGCATCCACAACTGCCCGTGGTGGTATTCACCGCAGCCGCCACCATCAAGACCGCAGTGGAAGCCATGCGGCGCGGTGCGCTCGACTTTTTGGAGAAGCCCTTCTCGGAAGCGCAGCTCAGCATCGTGCTCTCCCGTGTGCAGAAGCATCGCAAGCTCGCGGAGCGTGTGGTCGAACTGCAGACCCAGGTGGCCAGCCAGTCGCCAGAGCCCGTGTTTGATTCGGCAAGCCCCGCGGTGAAGGAGGTGTTGGAGGTGCTGTTTCGCGCCGCGAGTACGCCGGCATCGATCTTGATCCTTGGAGAAAGCGGCACTGGCAAGAGTGTGGCGGCGCGTGCGGTGCATCAGCGTAGCGCACGGGCGGACAAGGCTTTCGTCACGGTGAATTGTCCCAGCCTCTCCAAGGAACTCCTGGAGAGCGAACTCTTCGGCCACACCAAGGGCGCCTTCACCGGTGCCGTGCGCGACCATTGGGGCAAGGTGAAAGCTGCGGAGAGCGGCACCTTGTTCCTGGATGAAATCGGAGAACTCCCGCTCGAACTGCAGCCCAAGCTGCTGCGCCTGCTTCAGGACCGCGAATATGAACGCGTGGGCGAGAACACCACACGCTCGGCGGATGTGCGCATCATCGCCGCGACGAATCGGGATCTGAAGAAGGCCGTGGAGGCAGGAACCTTCCGTGAGGACCTCTATTACCGGCTGAACGTGATCACCGTGGAAATGCCGCCCTTGCGCCGCAGGCCCGATGATCTTCTGCTCTTTGCAGAGAAGTTTCGCGAGTTCTTCGCTTCGCAGTTTGGCCGTCCCGTGCGGAGTTTTGCCTCTGCAGCACGGCATCAAATCCTGGCACACGGATGGCCGGGCAACCTGCGTGAGCTGCGCAATGCCGTGGAGCGCGCCGTGATTCTCGCTCACGGAAAAGAGATCGCAGCAGCGGAGCTTCCGTCTCCCGGCGGGAATGCCGTCGTGGGTGCCGGTGGTGATGCGGCCGCTGCCGGAAATGTGCCGATGGTGGGCACTGCGGTTTCGTTGGAGGACTTGGAGAGCGCGCACATCAAGGCCCTCCTCAAGACTCTGCCGAACCTTGCGGATGTCGCCCGCGTACTTGGCATCGACCAGGCCACGCTCTATCGCAAGCGCAAGAAGCTTGGGCTCGACTAG
- a CDS encoding DUF883 family protein: protein MSTSGPSAETLKRDARSLADDTLKMAQSRLVEPTMDAAQRASEQARKAFQQSRERMNEQLAVAEKYASRGYDQTTTWISANPLAAVGIAMGAGLLLSSIFRVSSSSRR, encoded by the coding sequence ATGAGCACTTCCGGACCTTCCGCTGAAACCCTCAAGCGCGATGCGCGCTCCCTCGCTGACGACACCCTCAAGATGGCGCAGAGCCGTTTGGTTGAGCCCACCATGGATGCCGCCCAGCGCGCGAGTGAGCAGGCCCGCAAGGCCTTCCAGCAATCGCGTGAACGCATGAACGAGCAACTCGCGGTCGCAGAGAAATATGCCTCCCGCGGTTACGACCAGACCACCACGTGGATTTCCGCGAATCCTCTGGCTGCTGTCGGCATTGCCATGGGTGCCGGCCTGCTGCTGTCTTCCATCTTCCGCGTGTCCTCGTCCTCGCGTCGCTAG
- a CDS encoding AI-2E family transporter, translating to MNPFSSQDRTLVLAARFVIAALTCGLLYWGREVLMPLALATLIAFMLHPLAVRLQRIRVPRLISVGAVMLFSTGLIVAAIWFITVQVASFTNELPLYQKNISEKIGQVQGSMRGGALEKLQKVFHSIESEVKAREASAAPTFSPAEPLPVVVETKEKWFDFNIANAAVPLMEPLVTGGLIFLLVALMLLRWEDLRARLVSVMNQNITRTTRAIDDAGKRIARYLAAQLFVNGSFGLAVGLGLWALGVPYAGLWGLCAAIFRYVPYLGPMVAAVLPIMVSLVTSEGWTQVLSVGALFLVLELVSNNVLEPWLYGWRVGLSEIGVIVSAVAWTFLWGTAGLVLAVPLTVCLVVLGEHVPALSFFPQLFGDKPALPLHLRFYQRLLAHDKTEAADLAKKYVKAHGFAKTGDEVIAPALAHARVEEMRGALSDEEVREFVTAIPYVLDRADDELDDEDDEVDENNTRNVEVAAGPVVVWPLCTLSEALVPVLQHHCRDLPCRWEVMSEESLTSEVIAKLAREEEPPEAVCLLLLIQEDLTRARNLCKKLRHTFPDVHITVGFWSGSKVESEITQTMEKTGQAKITWTPSETRSDLAPHVLDRAKEVAPEVAAEMRTEEQRPRKGESEDDTPARKQSRAIVHA from the coding sequence ATGAATCCCTTCTCTTCACAAGACCGCACGTTGGTGCTTGCAGCCAGATTTGTGATTGCGGCCCTCACGTGCGGTCTTTTGTATTGGGGAAGAGAGGTGCTCATGCCGCTGGCGCTCGCGACGCTGATTGCGTTCATGTTGCACCCCCTCGCTGTGCGGCTGCAGCGCATTCGGGTACCACGCCTGATTTCCGTGGGTGCGGTCATGCTCTTCTCTACAGGGCTGATTGTTGCAGCCATCTGGTTCATCACCGTGCAGGTGGCCAGCTTTACGAATGAACTGCCCCTGTATCAGAAGAACATCAGCGAGAAGATCGGCCAGGTGCAGGGCTCCATGCGCGGAGGCGCCCTGGAGAAGCTGCAGAAGGTCTTCCACTCCATTGAGAGTGAGGTGAAGGCCCGTGAGGCATCCGCCGCTCCGACCTTTTCACCTGCTGAGCCACTCCCCGTCGTCGTCGAAACCAAGGAAAAGTGGTTTGATTTCAACATCGCCAATGCCGCGGTGCCACTCATGGAACCTCTGGTCACCGGCGGCCTGATTTTCCTGCTGGTGGCGCTGATGCTACTGCGCTGGGAAGACCTTCGCGCGCGGCTTGTGAGCGTGATGAACCAGAACATCACCCGCACGACGCGCGCGATTGATGATGCCGGCAAGCGGATCGCGCGTTACCTCGCAGCGCAGCTGTTTGTCAATGGGAGCTTCGGCCTTGCCGTAGGGTTGGGATTGTGGGCGCTGGGTGTGCCCTATGCGGGACTGTGGGGATTGTGCGCCGCCATCTTTCGCTATGTCCCTTATCTTGGCCCCATGGTGGCTGCAGTATTGCCCATCATGGTGAGCCTGGTGACGTCCGAGGGATGGACCCAGGTGCTTAGCGTTGGGGCTCTGTTTCTCGTCTTGGAACTCGTGAGCAACAATGTGCTGGAACCGTGGCTGTACGGATGGCGCGTGGGACTCTCCGAGATCGGTGTGATCGTGTCGGCGGTGGCATGGACATTTCTGTGGGGCACGGCGGGGCTGGTGCTGGCTGTACCGCTCACCGTGTGCCTCGTGGTGCTGGGCGAGCACGTGCCTGCCTTGTCATTCTTCCCGCAACTCTTCGGAGACAAACCGGCGCTGCCGCTGCACCTGCGCTTTTATCAGCGACTGCTGGCGCATGACAAGACAGAGGCTGCGGATTTGGCGAAGAAGTATGTGAAGGCCCACGGCTTCGCCAAGACTGGGGACGAAGTCATTGCCCCGGCCCTGGCCCACGCACGAGTGGAAGAGATGCGAGGAGCCTTGAGTGACGAAGAGGTGCGGGAGTTCGTCACGGCCATCCCGTATGTGCTGGATCGGGCGGACGACGAACTCGACGATGAGGACGACGAGGTTGATGAAAACAACACGCGCAATGTGGAGGTCGCGGCGGGTCCCGTGGTGGTGTGGCCGCTGTGCACTCTCTCGGAAGCGTTGGTGCCTGTGTTGCAACATCACTGCCGGGACCTTCCCTGTCGTTGGGAGGTGATGTCAGAGGAGTCGCTTACTTCCGAAGTGATTGCGAAACTGGCCCGGGAAGAGGAACCACCCGAGGCGGTTTGCCTTCTGCTGCTCATCCAGGAAGATCTCACACGTGCTCGCAACCTCTGCAAAAAACTGCGTCACACCTTTCCGGACGTGCACATCACCGTCGGCTTCTGGTCCGGCTCCAAGGTCGAGTCTGAGATAACACAGACGATGGAGAAGACGGGGCAGGCCAAGATCACGTGGACGCCTTCCGAGACGCGGAGTGACCTCGCTCCGCATGTCCTGGATCGCGCCAAGGAAGTGGCGCCAGAAGTCGCTGCCGAAATGAGGACGGAAGAGCAAAGACCGCGAAAAGGCGAAAGCGAAGACGATACTCCTGCGCGGAAGCAGTCTCGCGCGATCGTTCACGCGTGA
- a CDS encoding phage holin family protein codes for MHATSSPSWSSRLDRGHSLSDSVRTLLSSLMTYLETRWQLFKVESEQAMRLGIQVAIAALFGLACAFVMYVCAMVGVTLWIAHQWWDGAVMPAAFIMAGVHLLLLSGCAGFIVWALRGRELFHDTKTEFKEDKRWLHMQQTTSSD; via the coding sequence ATGCATGCCACCTCGTCTCCCTCGTGGTCATCCCGTCTTGATCGGGGACACAGCCTTTCGGACTCGGTCCGCACGTTGTTGTCCTCACTAATGACCTATCTGGAGACGAGGTGGCAGTTGTTCAAGGTGGAGTCTGAGCAGGCCATGCGGCTGGGCATCCAGGTGGCAATCGCGGCGCTGTTCGGCCTCGCGTGCGCCTTTGTGATGTACGTGTGCGCCATGGTCGGCGTCACGCTGTGGATTGCCCACCAGTGGTGGGACGGAGCGGTGATGCCTGCGGCCTTCATCATGGCGGGAGTGCATCTCCTGCTGTTGTCAGGTTGTGCCGGTTTCATCGTCTGGGCCCTGCGCGGACGTGAATTGTTTCACGATACGAAGACCGAATTCAAAGAGGACAAACGATGGCTGCACATGCAACAAACGACATCCAGCGACTGA